The following are from one region of the Archangium lipolyticum genome:
- a CDS encoding IPT/TIG domain-containing protein, producing the protein MSRFWGFFLAVTALVLGGCGDARPVSDVSRGEARQELAAPTLTSFSPTSGRAWLSTITLTGTGLAGTRVVRFNGVAAEFEVDSDTRVSAEVPYGASSGPITLVTDAGSVSSSTSFTVIQEPELTGFSPRYGAAGTLVTLTGNNLTGATEVSFDGVDATSFTVVDSTRITATVPPGATTGEVRVYTPGGYSSLGVFTVLSSAVPTLTSFSPTSAGEGKRVTLTGTGFTGATSVSFNGTDVSSVSVESDTSLYVYVPTGASTGRLRVYNTQGVGVSSSDFTVLPAPRITGFSPTSGPVGTVVTLNGSGFTGVTDVRLGNTTLTVTPKSDTQLTVTVRAGTLSGTFRVDAPGGRATSDSTFSVQSSGSPTLSSLSPNAGWVGTSVTLDGTNFTGTTEVSFNGTPATDFSLSGDGRLYVDVPSGATSGSIRVVNTKGQLGTPPFTVRPSPTLTGFSPKSGAVGTVVTLTGSDFAGSPSVRFGGEYVDATVVSATQLTAIVPAGAESGQLVVSVAEHSLTSTESFTVLGGAVPTLARFSPTSGDVGTQVTIDGANFTGVSRVEFNGVPASYVSLTSDGRLSASVPTGASTGPIRVVTSAGAVTSSTSFTVLSTPVVTGFTPARGTIGTTVTLTGTGFTRVRLARFGSVDATFMVVSDTELKLIVPLGASTGRITLLAGSTSYSNGEFVVDANSAPSLTRISPSAGGVDTIVYLYGSGFTGTTRVSFNGIPARYVSPSSDGALTVQVPPGATSGPVQVTNSVGSTTSSTSFTVLPLPAVTGLSPTSGPVGTRVTLTGTGFTGTSTVRFGGASSSRFEVLSDTQMTAEVPGGAVSGPVTLYGVAGYSLASVDFSVVSGCAPFITEFSPESGGPNGVTVTVRGDCFTGTTQVRINGIPARFSMGSDESLYLWIPEGATSGPISVRNPLGTATSSRPFTVVPGPAISRISPTSGPPGTQVTITGTGLADTYWVSVPGGSSGSYEVLGDTQVVVTIPWGGRSGPISLMTRGGSAVSTESFTVQAVNAPTLTGFAPARAGPGTEVLIEGSGFTGLTEVRFNGVKAELFSYTGSDTRLFVVVPPGATTGPITVVNTRGSATSSASLIVDSGSAVSLSGISPARAAVGATVELSGTNLSGCQALFPGLSSGARVLSNTGTRMQVVVPESSASGYLQVRCVTGAAWIHFELAPPPRITGISPSSGPSTGGTRVSLTGSGFEPGATVSFGGVAASGVTVADGEHLSATTPAHAVGVVDVVVSNPSGSRATLGGGFTYEKAPAPVLTGVAPSSGSTRGGSALTLTGSHFVAGVRVTLGTVEATDVTVVSANTLTATAPARAAGVVDVAVINPDGQSAVLARGFTYLAPPAISSITPDSGESNGGQRVTISGSGFRTGVKVRFGGVEAEGVSLLGDTSLSAFTPVHAPGVVDVQVENADGQSATRGGGFTYVASRGPYLTSVSPNTGVSSGGESFTLRGGYFAPGATVSMGGANATSVTVVDSTTLTGLTPAHAPGTVDVVVRNPDGQTATLGASFTYSLSPAPVVAGLGPSQGSSNGGTRIFLTGRYFVPGITVHVGGVPATEVYVNDATSLAATTPAHAPGTVDVVVRNPDGQTGTLANGFMYVVAPAPGVSGISPGRGPSTGGTRVTLTGSHFAPGATVLIGGASATEVTWGASNSLTATTSARAAGTVDVVVRNPDGQQATLPGSYTYEPAPAPTLAAINPGHGPATGGTRVTLTGAHFAPGAQVLLGDVAATEVSVTSATSLSATTPAHAQGKVDVVVRNADGQGAILAGAFTYDMPPPPTVVSVAPGSGISTGGARVTVTGTGFGPGASVRFGGEAASGVTVTSDTSLSAILPPHAPGRVDVVVRNTDGQEGALLGGFTYEAAPAPTLVGLSPRSGSGNGGTMVTLSGSDFAPGARVTFGGVAAPVVEVASSSSLTATTPAHTVGRVDVTVTHPDGQRATLFGAFTYEAAPPPVLSSVSPAAGPSRGGISVTLRGSGFVPGASVRFGGVAASSVLVVSGTSISTLSPAHEPGRVDVEVINPDGGRAVLAGGFLYEVDGPPTVSSVSPNTGSTKGGTVITVRGRNFAPNARVTLGGADATNVVVASSTSLTATTPLRATPGTVDVFVLNPDGANGHLAGGFTYTEEPRPGEGEGEGGGCGGCAGVPGLPGVAPFLLLGLALRLRRRASRR; encoded by the coding sequence ATGTCACGGTTCTGGGGATTCTTCCTGGCGGTCACTGCGCTGGTGTTGGGAGGATGTGGGGACGCGCGTCCGGTCTCGGATGTATCTCGGGGAGAGGCTCGTCAGGAGTTGGCCGCTCCGACCCTCACGAGCTTCAGCCCGACGAGTGGTAGGGCCTGGTTGAGCACCATCACCCTGACCGGTACCGGCCTCGCCGGGACGCGGGTGGTGCGCTTCAACGGCGTGGCCGCCGAATTCGAGGTCGACAGCGACACGAGGGTGTCGGCGGAAGTGCCCTATGGGGCTTCCTCCGGACCCATCACCCTCGTCACGGACGCGGGCTCGGTGAGCTCCTCGACCTCCTTCACGGTAATTCAAGAGCCGGAGCTCACCGGTTTCTCGCCGCGGTATGGCGCCGCCGGCACCCTGGTCACCCTCACCGGCAACAACCTGACGGGCGCGACGGAGGTCAGCTTCGATGGGGTCGATGCCACCTCCTTCACGGTGGTCGACAGCACCCGCATCACCGCCACGGTTCCACCAGGCGCGACGACCGGAGAGGTGCGGGTGTACACGCCGGGCGGGTACTCTTCTCTCGGTGTCTTCACCGTGCTCAGCAGCGCCGTGCCCACCCTCACGTCCTTCAGCCCGACCTCCGCGGGTGAGGGGAAGCGCGTCACCCTCACCGGGACGGGCTTCACGGGGGCCACCTCGGTGAGCTTCAACGGGACCGATGTCTCCTCGGTCTCCGTGGAGAGCGACACCAGCCTCTACGTCTACGTCCCCACGGGCGCGTCCACCGGCCGTCTCCGCGTGTACAACACGCAGGGCGTGGGGGTCTCGTCGTCCGACTTCACCGTCCTGCCCGCCCCTCGCATCACCGGCTTCAGTCCCACGTCCGGCCCCGTCGGTACGGTCGTCACCCTGAACGGCAGTGGCTTCACGGGTGTCACGGATGTCCGCCTGGGGAACACGACGCTGACCGTCACCCCCAAGAGCGATACCCAGCTCACCGTCACCGTTCGGGCCGGAACCCTGAGCGGAACCTTCCGCGTCGACGCTCCGGGCGGACGGGCCACCTCCGACTCGACCTTCTCCGTGCAGAGCAGCGGCAGCCCCACCCTGAGCAGCCTCTCTCCGAATGCCGGCTGGGTCGGCACCAGCGTCACCCTCGACGGCACGAACTTCACCGGAACCACGGAGGTCAGCTTCAACGGCACTCCCGCGACGGACTTCTCGCTCAGTGGCGACGGTCGCCTCTATGTCGACGTTCCGAGTGGTGCCACCAGCGGCTCCATCCGCGTGGTGAACACGAAGGGGCAACTGGGCACGCCCCCTTTCACCGTCAGGCCGTCACCCACGCTCACCGGGTTCAGTCCCAAGAGCGGCGCGGTGGGGACCGTGGTGACGCTCACCGGCAGCGACTTCGCGGGGTCCCCGTCCGTGCGGTTCGGGGGAGAGTACGTGGACGCCACCGTGGTGAGTGCCACGCAGTTGACCGCCATCGTTCCGGCAGGAGCGGAGTCGGGGCAATTGGTGGTCTCCGTGGCGGAGCATTCGCTCACCTCCACGGAGAGCTTCACGGTGCTCGGCGGCGCCGTGCCCACCCTCGCTCGCTTCTCCCCGACGAGCGGTGACGTGGGCACCCAGGTGACCATCGATGGGGCGAACTTCACCGGGGTGAGCCGGGTCGAGTTCAACGGAGTCCCGGCGTCGTACGTCTCCCTCACGAGCGATGGGCGGCTGAGTGCGTCCGTGCCGACCGGTGCCAGCACAGGCCCCATCCGGGTCGTCACCAGCGCGGGGGCGGTCACCTCGAGCACGTCCTTCACCGTGCTCTCGACGCCGGTCGTCACTGGCTTCACTCCCGCGCGCGGCACCATCGGCACCACGGTGACGCTCACCGGCACCGGTTTCACCCGGGTCCGCCTGGCGAGGTTCGGGTCGGTGGACGCCACCTTCATGGTGGTCAGCGACACCGAGCTGAAGCTCATCGTCCCCCTCGGGGCGAGCACCGGGCGAATCACGCTCCTCGCCGGGTCCACCAGCTACTCGAATGGCGAGTTCGTCGTGGATGCCAACAGCGCGCCCTCCCTCACGCGCATCAGCCCTTCGGCGGGCGGTGTCGACACGATCGTCTACCTCTACGGCTCGGGGTTCACCGGCACCACGCGGGTGAGCTTCAACGGCATCCCGGCGAGGTACGTCTCCCCCTCCAGCGATGGCGCGTTGACCGTCCAGGTGCCGCCCGGAGCCACGAGCGGGCCCGTCCAGGTCACCAACTCCGTGGGCAGCACCACGTCCAGCACCTCCTTCACGGTCCTCCCACTGCCGGCCGTGACAGGCCTCTCACCGACGAGTGGCCCGGTCGGGACCCGGGTGACGCTCACCGGCACGGGCTTCACCGGCACCAGCACCGTGCGCTTCGGAGGCGCCTCCTCCTCCCGGTTCGAGGTGCTGAGCGATACCCAGATGACCGCCGAGGTGCCGGGCGGAGCGGTCTCCGGGCCCGTGACGCTCTACGGAGTGGCGGGCTACTCCCTGGCTTCCGTGGACTTCTCCGTGGTGAGCGGCTGTGCGCCCTTCATCACCGAATTCTCTCCGGAATCCGGTGGGCCGAATGGCGTGACCGTCACGGTGCGGGGTGACTGCTTCACCGGGACCACCCAGGTGCGCATCAATGGCATACCGGCCCGGTTCTCGATGGGCTCCGACGAGTCCCTCTATCTCTGGATACCCGAGGGAGCGACCTCGGGTCCCATCTCGGTGCGGAACCCGCTGGGCACCGCCACGTCGAGTCGGCCGTTCACGGTGGTGCCGGGACCGGCCATCTCCCGCATCTCGCCCACGAGTGGCCCGCCCGGCACCCAGGTGACGATCACCGGTACGGGGCTCGCCGATACGTATTGGGTGAGCGTGCCGGGGGGGAGCTCGGGCTCCTATGAGGTCCTCGGCGACACGCAGGTCGTCGTCACCATCCCCTGGGGTGGGCGCTCGGGTCCCATTTCGCTCATGACGCGCGGTGGCAGCGCGGTCTCCACGGAGAGCTTCACCGTCCAGGCCGTGAATGCTCCCACCCTCACCGGCTTCGCCCCGGCCCGGGCCGGCCCCGGTACGGAGGTGTTGATCGAAGGCTCCGGCTTCACCGGGCTCACCGAGGTCCGTTTCAACGGAGTGAAGGCGGAGCTCTTCTCGTACACCGGGAGTGACACGCGGCTGTTCGTCGTGGTGCCTCCGGGAGCCACCACCGGTCCCATCACCGTGGTGAACACCCGGGGCAGCGCGACCTCCTCGGCCAGCCTCATCGTCGACTCCGGGAGCGCCGTATCGCTCTCCGGCATCAGCCCCGCCAGGGCAGCGGTGGGCGCCACCGTCGAGCTGTCCGGCACGAACCTGTCCGGGTGTCAGGCCCTCTTCCCCGGCCTCTCCAGTGGAGCCAGGGTCCTCTCCAATACGGGGACGCGGATGCAGGTCGTCGTGCCGGAGTCTTCGGCGTCCGGGTACCTCCAGGTGCGCTGTGTCACGGGAGCGGCGTGGATCCACTTCGAACTGGCGCCGCCGCCGCGCATCACGGGCATCAGCCCGTCGTCCGGCCCCTCCACCGGAGGGACGCGGGTGAGCCTCACCGGCTCGGGCTTCGAGCCGGGGGCCACGGTGTCCTTCGGTGGGGTGGCGGCGAGCGGGGTCACCGTGGCGGATGGCGAGCACCTCAGCGCCACGACTCCGGCGCACGCGGTGGGAGTGGTGGACGTGGTGGTCTCCAACCCGAGCGGGAGCCGCGCCACCCTGGGCGGGGGCTTCACGTATGAGAAGGCCCCCGCGCCGGTGCTCACGGGCGTCGCTCCGAGCTCCGGCTCAACGCGGGGAGGGAGTGCGCTCACGCTCACGGGCTCGCATTTCGTGGCGGGGGTCCGGGTGACCCTGGGCACCGTCGAGGCCACCGATGTGACCGTCGTCAGTGCCAACACCCTCACCGCCACCGCTCCGGCGCGCGCGGCGGGAGTCGTGGACGTGGCGGTCATCAACCCGGACGGGCAGTCCGCGGTGCTCGCCAGGGGGTTCACCTATCTGGCGCCGCCCGCGATCTCCTCCATCACCCCGGATTCGGGCGAGAGCAACGGGGGCCAACGGGTGACGATCTCCGGCTCGGGCTTCCGGACGGGAGTGAAGGTGCGCTTCGGTGGGGTGGAGGCCGAGGGCGTGTCCCTCCTCGGTGACACCTCGCTCTCGGCCTTCACGCCGGTGCATGCCCCGGGCGTCGTGGACGTGCAGGTGGAGAACGCGGACGGGCAGTCGGCCACGCGGGGAGGTGGCTTCACGTACGTTGCCTCGCGTGGGCCGTACCTCACGTCCGTGAGCCCGAACACCGGCGTGTCCTCGGGTGGAGAGTCCTTCACCCTGCGCGGCGGATACTTCGCGCCCGGAGCCACCGTGAGCATGGGCGGCGCCAACGCGACGAGCGTCACCGTGGTCGATTCCACCACCCTCACCGGGCTCACGCCCGCGCATGCGCCGGGGACGGTGGACGTGGTGGTGCGCAACCCGGATGGGCAGACGGCCACGCTCGGTGCCTCCTTCACCTACAGCCTGTCCCCGGCGCCGGTGGTGGCGGGGCTCGGCCCCAGCCAGGGCTCCTCCAACGGTGGCACGCGGATCTTCCTCACCGGCAGGTACTTCGTCCCGGGCATCACGGTGCACGTCGGCGGAGTGCCGGCCACGGAGGTCTACGTGAACGACGCCACGTCGCTCGCCGCGACCACGCCCGCGCATGCGCCGGGGACGGTGGACGTGGTGGTGAGGAACCCCGACGGGCAGACCGGCACCCTGGCGAACGGGTTCATGTACGTCGTGGCTCCCGCGCCGGGCGTCTCGGGCATCAGTCCCGGAAGGGGTCCGAGCACCGGCGGGACGCGCGTCACGCTCACGGGGAGCCACTTCGCACCGGGTGCCACGGTGCTGATCGGCGGTGCGAGCGCCACCGAGGTGACGTGGGGGGCCTCCAACTCCCTCACCGCGACCACGAGCGCTCGGGCGGCGGGCACGGTGGACGTGGTGGTGAGGAACCCCGATGGGCAACAGGCCACGCTGCCCGGGTCCTACACGTACGAGCCCGCGCCGGCGCCGACCCTGGCCGCCATCAACCCGGGGCACGGTCCCGCCACGGGAGGTACGCGCGTCACCCTCACCGGTGCCCACTTCGCGCCGGGGGCCCAGGTGCTCCTCGGGGATGTCGCGGCCACGGAGGTGAGCGTGACCAGCGCGACGTCCCTCTCCGCGACCACGCCCGCGCACGCGCAGGGCAAGGTGGACGTGGTGGTGCGCAACGCGGACGGGCAGGGCGCCATCCTGGCGGGGGCCTTCACCTACGACATGCCGCCTCCGCCCACGGTCGTCTCGGTGGCTCCGGGCAGTGGCATCTCGACGGGAGGGGCGCGGGTGACCGTCACGGGAACGGGCTTCGGCCCGGGGGCCTCGGTGCGCTTCGGCGGTGAGGCCGCCAGCGGCGTCACCGTCACCAGTGACACCTCTCTCTCCGCGATCCTCCCGCCGCACGCGCCGGGCAGGGTGGATGTGGTGGTGCGCAACACGGATGGGCAGGAGGGCGCCCTGCTCGGGGGCTTCACGTACGAGGCGGCTCCGGCCCCCACGCTCGTGGGGCTCTCTCCGAGGAGCGGCTCGGGCAATGGCGGGACGATGGTGACGCTCAGCGGCAGCGATTTCGCGCCGGGGGCCCGCGTGACGTTCGGGGGTGTGGCGGCCCCGGTGGTGGAGGTGGCGAGCTCGAGCTCCCTCACGGCCACCACGCCGGCTCACACGGTGGGACGGGTGGACGTCACCGTCACCCATCCGGATGGGCAGAGGGCGACGTTGTTTGGGGCGTTCACCTATGAGGCGGCGCCTCCTCCGGTCCTCTCCTCCGTCTCTCCGGCCGCGGGCCCGTCCAGGGGCGGCATCTCGGTCACCCTGCGGGGCTCGGGCTTCGTGCCGGGCGCCTCCGTGCGCTTCGGAGGCGTGGCGGCCTCCTCGGTGCTCGTGGTGAGCGGCACCTCCATCAGTACCCTCTCGCCGGCCCACGAGCCGGGTCGGGTGGACGTGGAGGTCATCAACCCGGACGGGGGTCGGGCAGTCCTGGCGGGAGGTTTCCTCTACGAGGTGGACGGGCCTCCGACGGTCTCCTCCGTCAGCCCCAACACCGGCTCCACGAAGGGGGGCACCGTCATCACCGTTCGAGGCCGCAACTTCGCCCCCAACGCCCGGGTGACGCTCGGAGGGGCGGATGCCACGAACGTCGTCGTGGCCAGCTCGACCTCCCTCACGGCCACCACACCTCTCCGCGCCACGCCGGGGACGGTGGATGTGTTCGTCCTCAACCCGGATGGGGCCAACGGCCATCTGGCGGGGGGCTTCACCTATACGGAGGAGCCGCGGCCGGGCGAGGGGGAGGGCGAGGGCGGAGGGTGTGGAGGTTGCGCGGGAGTCCCTGGCCTGCCGGGGGTCGCGCCATTCCTCCTGCTCGGCCTGGCGCTGCGGCTGCGTCGGAGGGCTTCGCGGCGGTAG
- a CDS encoding DUF2075 domain-containing protein — MKAWFSCTGAELLTRAPEDTLGRLAAAQQARGHSGSQDQDFAWQTELAALRAAVAEAGGAGWTIALEYELLRLEKRVDAVVLTDRSILVLEFKTGAPSRATMAEAEDYALDLRDFHAGSRDHPVLPVLVAGDGGFVPPAQPPLRWHGVLPTIACGHRGLGALLRWVQSAAPVAPAPLDGTAWLNAPYRPVPTIVEAATMLYARNGVAEIATARADTTNLTRTALAIARNVAAAQKAGDKRVVFVTGIPGAGKTLCGLNAVFANEAGAHSAFLTGNVPLVSVLRAALAADAVARGECNRAEADRRVKGRLQNVHRFLEDNATNQERRAPSDRLIVFDEAQRAWDEDKARIGTRNKPSRLTMSEPAHTLEIMGRHEGWAVIVALIGNGQEINTGEAGLAEWGRVVAASNGTWRAVAAPRAVQTTDPVQRLAEGWPGWLDRDDDLDLTVPVRSVRDVAGASWVDALLRGAVREAREIADSAGALPFLLARDLDMVRAALRRLARGQRRAGLIAAAGAKRLRAEGLGVQAEDVADWFLRRWPDVRASDALESFATEYDCQGLELDLVGLAWGGDLVWHEGGWLPRRFVGDRWQIVRSAEERRHIINTYRVLLTRARYETVIWVPRGSRRHDPWHDATRDAAEMDVIAELLLACGVRPLEDTAPEPARDDALDRLP; from the coding sequence ATGAAGGCTTGGTTCTCCTGCACGGGTGCGGAGCTTTTGACTCGCGCGCCGGAAGATACACTCGGCCGCCTCGCTGCCGCTCAACAGGCGCGTGGCCACTCTGGCTCACAGGACCAGGACTTCGCTTGGCAGACGGAGCTCGCCGCACTGAGGGCCGCCGTCGCTGAGGCCGGCGGCGCAGGGTGGACCATCGCGCTGGAATACGAGTTGCTGCGCCTCGAGAAGCGCGTGGATGCAGTGGTGCTGACCGACCGCTCTATCCTCGTGCTCGAGTTCAAGACGGGCGCGCCGAGCCGCGCCACCATGGCAGAGGCGGAGGATTACGCGCTCGACCTGCGCGACTTCCACGCCGGCAGCCGCGACCATCCGGTCCTGCCCGTACTGGTCGCAGGCGATGGCGGCTTCGTGCCGCCGGCCCAGCCGCCGCTGCGCTGGCATGGCGTGCTACCGACCATAGCTTGCGGCCATCGCGGGCTCGGTGCGCTGCTGCGCTGGGTGCAGTCCGCAGCACCGGTCGCTCCGGCGCCGCTCGACGGCACCGCCTGGCTCAATGCGCCCTATCGGCCAGTGCCGACCATCGTGGAGGCTGCGACGATGCTCTACGCCCGCAACGGGGTGGCCGAGATCGCCACGGCGCGCGCCGACACCACCAACCTGACCCGTACCGCGCTCGCCATTGCCCGGAACGTCGCCGCCGCGCAGAAGGCAGGAGACAAGCGCGTGGTCTTCGTCACTGGCATCCCCGGCGCGGGCAAGACGCTCTGTGGTCTCAACGCGGTCTTCGCGAACGAGGCCGGCGCACATAGCGCCTTCCTCACCGGAAATGTGCCACTCGTCTCTGTTCTCCGAGCGGCACTCGCCGCCGATGCGGTGGCCCGCGGCGAGTGTAACCGCGCTGAGGCGGATCGGCGCGTGAAGGGCCGGCTGCAGAACGTGCACCGCTTCCTTGAGGACAACGCAACTAACCAGGAACGCCGCGCACCGTCCGACCGACTGATCGTCTTCGACGAGGCGCAGCGCGCCTGGGACGAGGACAAGGCGCGCATCGGCACGCGCAACAAGCCCTCGCGCCTCACCATGAGCGAGCCGGCGCACACGCTGGAGATCATGGGCCGGCATGAAGGATGGGCCGTGATCGTCGCACTCATCGGCAACGGACAGGAGATCAACACTGGCGAGGCCGGCCTCGCGGAGTGGGGTCGCGTCGTCGCTGCCTCGAACGGCACCTGGCGCGCCGTCGCGGCTCCTCGCGCGGTGCAGACCACTGACCCCGTGCAGCGCTTGGCTGAGGGCTGGCCGGGCTGGCTCGACCGTGACGACGACCTCGACCTGACGGTACCCGTTCGCAGCGTGCGCGATGTCGCTGGCGCCTCCTGGGTGGATGCGCTGCTGCGCGGCGCGGTGAGGGAGGCGCGCGAGATCGCGGACAGCGCCGGTGCCCTACCCTTCCTGCTCGCGCGTGATCTCGATATGGTGCGAGCGGCGCTGCGGCGGCTCGCGCGGGGGCAGCGCCGCGCCGGGTTGATTGCGGCAGCGGGGGCGAAGCGGCTGCGCGCCGAAGGACTTGGTGTGCAGGCCGAGGACGTGGCAGACTGGTTCTTGAGGCGCTGGCCGGATGTTCGCGCCTCCGATGCGCTTGAGAGCTTTGCCACGGAGTACGACTGCCAGGGGCTGGAACTGGACCTAGTCGGCCTTGCCTGGGGCGGCGACCTGGTGTGGCACGAGGGCGGCTGGCTGCCGCGCCGCTTCGTCGGCGACCGCTGGCAAATCGTGCGCAGCGCCGAGGAACGGCGCCACATCATCAACACTTACCGTGTGCTGCTGACCCGCGCCCGCTACGAGACGGTGATCTGGGTGCCGCGTGGCAGCCGGCGCCACGATCCCTGGCACGACGCCACACGGGACGCGGCGGAGATGGATGTTATTGCCGAACTGCTGCTGGCCTGCGGCGTCCGGCCGCTGGAGGACACTGCGCCCGAGCCCGCCCGGGACGATGCCCTCGACCGACTGCCATAG
- a CDS encoding helix-turn-helix domain-containing protein, which translates to MPSSPPPTGRAPFGLSPAALRRVQLCALAHLDGRITLEDLAARAGVSRFHFARAFRTSTGETPYGFVQRLRVGKAQQRLRETDLPLGRIAVVCGYSSQSKLTHAIRRATGLTPARYRRAYR; encoded by the coding sequence TTGCCGAGTTCCCCGCCTCCAACCGGCCGCGCGCCATTCGGGCTCTCACCTGCGGCGCTGCGGCGCGTCCAGCTCTGCGCGCTGGCCCATCTCGACGGGCGCATCACGCTCGAGGATCTCGCCGCTCGTGCCGGGGTCAGCCGCTTCCACTTCGCGCGGGCGTTCCGTACCTCTACCGGTGAGACGCCGTACGGCTTCGTGCAGCGGCTCCGGGTGGGGAAGGCCCAGCAGCGCCTGCGCGAGACCGACCTGCCGCTCGGGCGCATCGCCGTGGTGTGTGGCTACAGCTCGCAGAGCAAGCTCACTCACGCCATCCGCCGCGCGACCGGACTCACGCCCGCCCGGTATCGCCGCGCGTACCGATAA